One Aegilops tauschii subsp. strangulata cultivar AL8/78 chromosome 7, Aet v6.0, whole genome shotgun sequence genomic window carries:
- the LOC109755030 gene encoding GDSL esterase/lipase At5g45910-like: MARRITGVIAAASVLLLLGASCVFLLASADGDGGAMRYNAMFNFGDSLSDTGNLCVNKSATEELLLTFANPPYGMTYFGHPTCRCSDGRLVVDFLAQSLGLPFLPPSKLPGADFRKGANMAIVGATALDFDFLKSIGLGYPIWNNGAINVQLQWFRDLLPRVCGGPQSCRPYLARSLFLLGSIGGNDYNAMLFFGFNVSRARSYAPNVVDNIAAALERLIELGAVDIVVPGTLPIGCVALYLTILPSRDKSDYDEHGCLKPLNDLATYHNSLLQDRLNRARARHGPAARIMYADYYAYAMDMLRDPARFGFTTPVAACCGAGGGPYNFRLDARCGMKGASACGDPWRHESWDGVHPTEAVNRLVADGWLRGPYCHPPILQ, from the coding sequence ATGGCTCGGCGAATCACTGGTGTCATTGCCGCCGCcagcgtcctcctcctcctcggcgccAGCTGCGTCTTCCTGCTGGCATCCGCGGACGGAGACGGCGGGGCAATGCGGTACAACGCCATGTTCAACTTCGGCGACTCGCTGTCGGACACGGGCAACCTCTGCGTGAACAAGTCGGCGACGGAGGAGCTCCTGCTCACCTTCGCCAACCCGCCCTACGGCATGACCTACTTCGGCCACCCCACCTGCCGCTGCTCCGACGGCCGGCTCGTCGTCGACTTCCTCGCGCAGTCGCTGGGCCTCCCTTTTCTTCCCCCGTCCAAGCTCCCCGGCGCCGACTTCCGGAAGGGCGCCAACATGGCCATCGTGGGCGCCACGGCGCTGGACTTCGACTTCCTCAAGTCCATCGGCCTCGGCTACCCGATCTGGAACAACGGCGCCATCAACGTACAGCTCCAGTGGTTCCGCGACCTCCTCCCGCGCGTCTGCGGCGGGCCGCAGAGCTGCAGGCCCTACCTCGCCAggtccctcttcctcctcggctCCATCGGCGGCAACGACTACAACGCCATGCTCTTCTTCGGCTTCAACGTCAGCCGGGCCAGAAGCTACGCCCCCAACGTCGTCGACAACATCGCCGCCGCCCTCGAGAGGCTGATCGAGCTGGGTGCGGTGGACATCGTGGTGCCGGGTACGCTGCCCATAGGGTGCGTCGCGCTCTACCTCACCATACTACCGAGCCGCGACAAGTCGGACTACGACGAGCATGGCTGCCTCAAGCCGCTCAACGACCTCGCCACGTACCACAACTCGCTGCTCCAGGACAGGCTCAACCGCGCACGCGCCAGGCACGGGCCGGCGGCGAGGATCATGTACGCGGACTACTACGCCTACGCCATGGACATGCTCCGCGACCCGGCGCGCTTCGGCTTCACCACGCCCGTCGCGGCGTGctgcggcgcgggcggcggcccGTACAACTTCCGGTTGGACGCGCGGTGCGGGATGAAGGGCGCGAGCGCGTGCGGCGACCCGTGGAGGCACGAGTCCTGGGACGGCGTGCACCCGACGGAGGCGGTGAACAGGCTCGTGGCCGACGGGTGGCTCAGGGGACCGTACTGCCACCCTCCCATCCTGCAGTAA